One segment of Haloplanus natans DSM 17983 DNA contains the following:
- a CDS encoding MFS transporter: MKRWDLLGVTTGAFFVTMVARLAPSPLVPDLIDAFGVSKGTVGLALSGMWAAYALFQFPGGIVADRIGQRRVVTFAMGGIASTSLLLASAPGIAVFAVGAVTLGASAGLYFTAGTSFLADQFENTGRALGVHEIGASGAGLIAPVASAAVAVRFGWRAGLLVPAVVAPVALVLFAWRVPETPPTNPDAGWNVDPRALLALLARPSIAFTTLLAMVAFFTWQSFASFFPTFLVEYVGLGTGRASFVFGVVFAVTLVAAPSLGWFSDRLGRDRTLTASFLAGVGGYACFLFGDGGLLAVVPGTLLVGLGLSWPGVLNSRFMDHLAADERGTGFGLVRTVVLLVSSLGSGVTGTLAAQVGWLAAYGLVGILLAVLVSVIVANRVLGVDA; this comes from the coding sequence ATGAAGCGGTGGGACCTGCTCGGCGTGACGACCGGGGCCTTCTTCGTGACGATGGTCGCCCGGCTGGCGCCGAGCCCGCTGGTGCCCGACCTCATCGACGCCTTCGGCGTCTCGAAAGGAACCGTCGGCCTCGCGCTCTCGGGGATGTGGGCCGCCTACGCCCTCTTTCAGTTCCCGGGCGGCATCGTCGCCGACCGGATCGGACAGCGCCGGGTCGTCACCTTCGCGATGGGCGGCATCGCGTCGACGAGCCTCCTGCTCGCGAGCGCGCCCGGAATCGCGGTGTTCGCCGTCGGCGCCGTCACCCTCGGCGCCAGCGCCGGGCTCTATTTCACCGCCGGCACATCTTTTCTCGCCGATCAGTTCGAGAACACCGGCCGGGCGCTCGGCGTCCACGAAATCGGCGCGTCGGGCGCCGGCCTGATCGCCCCCGTCGCGAGCGCCGCCGTCGCCGTCCGCTTCGGCTGGCGGGCCGGCCTGCTCGTCCCCGCCGTCGTCGCCCCCGTTGCCCTCGTCCTGTTCGCGTGGCGGGTGCCCGAGACGCCGCCCACGAACCCCGACGCCGGGTGGAACGTCGACCCGCGGGCGTTGCTGGCGCTGCTCGCCCGCCCCAGCATCGCCTTCACCACCCTGCTGGCGATGGTCGCCTTCTTCACCTGGCAGTCCTTCGCCTCCTTTTTTCCCACGTTCCTCGTCGAGTACGTCGGCCTCGGGACGGGGCGGGCGAGTTTCGTCTTCGGCGTCGTCTTCGCCGTCACGCTGGTCGCCGCGCCGTCGCTCGGCTGGTTCTCGGATCGGCTGGGACGGGACCGGACCCTGACCGCCTCCTTTCTCGCCGGCGTCGGCGGCTACGCCTGCTTCCTGTTCGGTGACGGCGGCCTCCTCGCCGTCGTTCCGGGAACCCTCCTCGTCGGCCTCGGCCTCTCGTGGCCGGGCGTCCTCAACTCCCGGTTCATGGACCACCTCGCCGCCGACGAGCGTGGCACCGGGTTCGGCCTCGTGCGGACCGTCGTCCTGCTCGTGAGTTCGCTCGGGAGCGGCGTGACCGGGACACTCGCCGCGCAGGTCGGCTGGCTCGCCGCCTACGGACTCGTCGGCATCCTGCTCGCCGTCCTCGTCTCGGTCATCGTCGCCAACCGGGTCCTGGGCGTCGACGCCTGA
- a CDS encoding potassium channel family protein: MDPGDVEYEPISVKAVLVEMKDTAELLIDLSYSAVLHGSDEVAGEVLELEERMDVLQMQARMSLLMAARSPEDAEGLAPVLGVVGAAEKISDAAGDIAKVVLEDIGVPEAMRTAIPEAVETVVRAQVVPDADYLGASLGDLNLETETGVRVIAIRRAGEWIVNPDRETTFEAGDVVLLRGTETALSAVYETVTGEAYDPPAPVESSIDDLERAVDSIVLMKNMSELAVDLAYGAVLFDSEGVAEEVVELEAEVDALKSRFEAWVLRAASRVEDPISLRGLVHLASATEVISDAALEISEGVLRGLDTHPVVAAAVEESDEVIVRVTVGGGSRLADASLGDLQVKTETGMRVIAVRRGDGDWVISPGPETTVRDGDVLIAKGTRAGATRLAELAGADDPVDS, from the coding sequence ATGGACCCTGGGGACGTGGAGTACGAGCCGATAAGCGTCAAGGCCGTCCTCGTCGAGATGAAGGACACGGCCGAACTCCTCATCGACCTCTCGTACTCGGCGGTCCTCCACGGGAGCGACGAGGTGGCCGGCGAGGTGCTCGAACTCGAAGAGCGGATGGACGTGTTGCAGATGCAGGCGCGGATGAGTCTCCTGATGGCGGCCCGGAGTCCCGAGGACGCGGAGGGGTTGGCGCCGGTGCTCGGCGTCGTCGGCGCCGCCGAAAAGATCAGCGACGCCGCGGGCGACATCGCCAAGGTCGTACTGGAGGATATCGGCGTCCCCGAGGCGATGCGGACGGCGATTCCCGAGGCAGTCGAGACGGTGGTGCGGGCACAGGTCGTCCCGGACGCCGACTACCTCGGCGCGTCACTCGGCGACCTCAACCTCGAGACGGAGACGGGTGTCCGCGTCATCGCTATCCGCCGGGCGGGCGAGTGGATCGTCAACCCCGACCGGGAGACCACGTTCGAGGCCGGCGACGTGGTCTTGCTCCGGGGGACGGAGACGGCGCTGTCGGCGGTGTACGAAACCGTCACCGGCGAGGCGTACGACCCGCCGGCTCCCGTCGAATCCTCGATCGACGATCTGGAACGCGCCGTCGACTCCATCGTCCTCATGAAAAACATGAGCGAACTCGCGGTCGATCTGGCCTACGGGGCGGTGTTGTTCGACAGCGAGGGGGTCGCCGAGGAGGTGGTGGAACTCGAAGCCGAGGTGGACGCCCTCAAATCCCGGTTCGAGGCGTGGGTGTTGCGCGCCGCGTCGCGGGTCGAAGACCCCATCTCCCTCCGGGGCCTGGTCCATCTCGCGAGCGCGACGGAGGTGATCAGCGACGCCGCCTTGGAGATCAGCGAGGGGGTCCTCCGGGGACTCGACACCCATCCGGTCGTCGCCGCGGCCGTCGAGGAGTCCGACGAGGTGATCGTTCGGGTGACCGTCGGCGGCGGGAGCCGACTGGCGGACGCCTCTCTCGGCGACCTGCAGGTAAAAACGGAGACGGGGATGCGCGTGATCGCGGTGCGGCGTGGCGACGGCGACTGGGTCATCTCGCCC